The Spirosoma foliorum genome has a window encoding:
- a CDS encoding ABC transporter permease, protein MLTNYLKIALRTLNKNRVYTLLNIGGLATGLTCFALITLWISSEWSYDRFNEKADRIYRVALTIINETETFDQAVSSVPIGPNLKNDYPEIENYVRFDQNDAIVKNGTQQFFEEGILLTDPSFFDVFSYHLTQGNPKTALRDPYSLVLTESMAKKYFGNQNPIGQSLTILLHDSTGRGLPYKITGVMPDAPKNAHFTFNFLASFETLIASDRRQFMSSDAWGDNSYYTYVLLKPGVDAKALEGKLPQFYEKHIAPIMRKYNVSGRTDYTLQPLTDIYLSSHRRYEINPTSSLNNLYIFGTVGLLILLLAGINYMNLATARSVQRAKEVGVKKVIGALKSQLVSQYLIEAFVLVIISFLLALGFCQLIQPIFQLLTGKAISVTDSPGLVGFMLGISLLLGLLSGLYPAFVISSYKPTTVLKGSFSTSAKGNWLRQSLVVLQFTITVILLIGILVINNQMSFMQHKDLGYTKDALLTLNINGDRQVESNIEAFKNDVLATGLVKGMTTSNSILVGGLGNNGINTIDHQGKKVSTSMYRLAIDYDYLNVMGIKLLAGRNLSREFPTDARTDTTQNYLLNESAVKALGWKSPDQAIGKPFAMSGRQGTVVGVVNDFHFNSLQHKVEPLAMLVRGGSFARIILKLDMQHPQESIAWVESQWKKHFPTSYLEYNFLDKKLNEQYQAESQFATLFFYFSLLSVLIACLGLYGLTAFATQQRTKEIGVRKVLGASVGSIVALLSQDFLKLVLIATFIASPIAWYAMSQWLSGFAYKIDIEWWMFALAGILAIGVALLTVSFQSIKAALMNPVKSLRSE, encoded by the coding sequence ATGCTAACAAACTATCTCAAAATCGCCCTCAGAACGCTGAACAAGAACCGGGTGTATACGCTGCTCAATATTGGCGGATTAGCGACCGGTTTGACCTGCTTTGCCCTGATTACCCTTTGGATTAGCAGCGAGTGGAGTTACGACCGCTTCAATGAAAAAGCGGATCGGATTTATCGGGTAGCCTTAACGATTATCAATGAAACCGAAACGTTCGATCAGGCTGTATCGTCGGTACCAATAGGGCCTAACCTGAAAAACGATTACCCTGAGATTGAAAACTACGTTCGGTTCGATCAGAACGACGCGATTGTAAAAAACGGAACGCAGCAATTTTTCGAAGAAGGTATTCTGCTGACTGACCCTTCCTTCTTTGATGTGTTTAGTTATCATCTCACGCAGGGCAATCCGAAAACGGCCTTACGCGATCCGTACAGCCTTGTCCTGACTGAAAGTATGGCCAAGAAGTACTTCGGCAACCAGAACCCAATTGGGCAGTCGCTTACCATTTTACTCCACGATAGCACCGGTCGAGGATTGCCTTATAAAATCACGGGGGTGATGCCCGATGCGCCTAAAAATGCCCATTTTACGTTCAACTTTCTAGCTTCGTTCGAAACCCTGATTGCCTCCGACCGACGTCAATTTATGTCGTCCGATGCCTGGGGCGACAATAGCTATTATACCTATGTTCTGCTGAAACCCGGCGTCGACGCTAAAGCTTTAGAAGGGAAACTGCCTCAATTCTACGAGAAGCATATTGCACCGATCATGCGAAAATACAACGTTAGCGGTCGCACGGATTACACGCTGCAACCCCTAACGGACATCTATCTTAGCTCGCATCGGCGGTATGAAATCAACCCAACCAGTAGCCTGAATAACCTGTATATTTTCGGCACAGTGGGGCTATTGATTTTACTACTGGCTGGAATAAACTACATGAATCTGGCAACAGCCCGGTCGGTTCAACGCGCCAAAGAGGTGGGCGTCAAGAAAGTGATTGGTGCCCTGAAAAGTCAGCTAGTCAGCCAATACTTGATCGAAGCCTTTGTGCTGGTTATCATTTCGTTCTTGCTGGCGTTAGGGTTCTGTCAACTCATTCAGCCTATTTTTCAACTCCTGACAGGCAAAGCCATTTCCGTTACGGATTCACCGGGTTTAGTGGGCTTTATGCTGGGCATATCGCTGCTACTTGGGCTACTGTCAGGACTTTACCCAGCCTTCGTCATCTCGTCCTACAAACCGACGACGGTTCTGAAAGGCTCCTTTTCAACCTCGGCCAAAGGTAACTGGCTACGACAATCGCTGGTGGTTTTACAGTTCACCATCACGGTTATTTTGCTGATCGGCATTCTGGTGATTAACAATCAAATGTCGTTCATGCAGCACAAAGATTTAGGCTACACAAAAGACGCCCTACTCACGCTGAATATCAACGGCGACCGACAGGTTGAATCCAACATCGAAGCCTTTAAAAACGATGTGTTGGCAACTGGATTGGTCAAGGGAATGACGACCTCAAATAGTATTCTGGTTGGTGGTCTGGGCAATAATGGTATCAACACCATTGATCATCAGGGCAAGAAAGTTTCCACCAGCATGTACCGGCTGGCGATTGATTACGACTACCTGAACGTGATGGGCATAAAGCTGCTTGCCGGTCGGAATTTGTCCCGTGAATTCCCAACCGACGCCCGAACCGACACTACCCAGAATTATCTGCTGAACGAATCGGCAGTAAAGGCTCTGGGCTGGAAAAGTCCCGATCAGGCCATCGGAAAACCCTTCGCGATGAGCGGCCGACAGGGAACGGTTGTTGGGGTAGTCAATGATTTTCATTTCAATTCACTACAGCATAAAGTCGAACCGTTGGCGATGCTTGTTCGGGGTGGCAGTTTTGCCCGGATTATTCTGAAACTCGATATGCAACATCCGCAGGAGTCCATTGCCTGGGTCGAAAGCCAGTGGAAAAAGCATTTTCCGACGTCTTATCTGGAATATAACTTCCTGGATAAAAAGCTCAACGAGCAATACCAGGCCGAATCTCAATTCGCTACGCTGTTCTTTTACTTCTCGCTGTTATCGGTACTGATCGCCTGCCTGGGCTTGTACGGCCTGACTGCTTTCGCAACCCAGCAACGCACAAAAGAAATTGGCGTGCGGAAAGTATTGGGGGCTTCGGTTGGCAGTATTGTGGCTTTACTCTCGCAGGATTTCCTAAAATTGGTTCTAATCGCTACCTTCATTGCCTCGCCTATTGCCTGGTATGCTATGAGTCAGTGGCTGAGCGGCTTCGCCTACAAAATTGATATCGAGTGGTGGATGTTCGCGCTGGCGGGTATCCTGGCCATCGGCGTGGCTTTATTGACAGTTAGTTTCCAAAGTATCAAAGCCGCGTTGATGAACCCGGTGAAATCATTAAGATCGGAATAA
- a CDS encoding ABC transporter permease — MFLNYLKIAWRTLRKQQGFTFINIFGLAVGLACCMLIMLYVLDELSFDRYNAKADRIYRIQSDIKFGGNDMHFAVSPDPMGETLKKDYPQVEQFVRLHQRGTWSVKRAGETTNLREDNITFADSTLFDVFTLPLVSGDPKRALAEPNTVVISESAAKRYFGNQNPMGQALVFDNNRTFKVSGVMRDMPQNSHFHSDFFLSMLNDDYQWGQWLSHNHHTYLLLKPGTNPTAFARNFDTVVKKYIGPKVMQFTGSSLEKFSKAGNQLSYWLIPLTDIHLHSKQQIELAPNSDSQYIYIFSAVALFILLIACINFMNLSTARSANRAKEVGVRKVMGSERQQLIGQFMTESILTTVLAMLLALVIVAIALPGFNKISAKSLSSAQLVSSHYLPFLIALPILVGLLAGSYPAILLSSFKPISVLKGRINVSFKSAGLRSGLVVFQFAMSVVLIVGTIIVYRQITYIQTKNLGFSREQLLTINNTYSIGNQAETFKQEILRLPGVVSGSTSGFLPTPSERTDCAFFAEGQSDGNKSVHMQAWSIDYDYVKTMGMQIVQGRNLSKAFGSDSSGIILNETAARTLGYSNPIGKRIWRFEDAQLQVRKLYTIVGIVKNFHFESLRRNIGALSMILQPNSGAITFRLSSAHITDLVPQIEAKWKQMAPGQPFSYQFMDDSFDEMYRAEQRVGTIALTFAALAILIACLGLFGLAAFMAEQRTKEIGVRKVLGASVPSIIGLLSKDFLKLVLIAILIASPIAWYAMSRWLNDFAYKIDIEWWMFALAGLLAVGIALLTVSFQSVKAALMNPVKSLRSE; from the coding sequence ATGTTTCTTAACTATCTCAAAATCGCCTGGCGTACACTCCGCAAACAACAGGGCTTTACGTTTATCAATATCTTCGGATTGGCCGTTGGGCTGGCCTGTTGCATGCTCATTATGCTTTACGTGCTGGATGAGTTGAGTTTCGACCGATACAACGCCAAAGCCGACCGCATCTACCGTATTCAATCCGACATTAAGTTTGGTGGAAACGACATGCACTTTGCCGTTTCACCCGACCCGATGGGTGAAACACTCAAGAAAGATTATCCGCAAGTTGAGCAGTTTGTGCGACTTCATCAACGCGGAACCTGGTCGGTAAAACGAGCGGGCGAGACCACCAATCTTCGGGAAGACAACATCACCTTTGCCGATTCGACCCTCTTCGATGTGTTTACCCTTCCACTCGTTTCGGGCGATCCTAAACGGGCACTAGCCGAGCCGAATACCGTGGTGATCAGTGAATCGGCGGCAAAGCGATACTTTGGCAATCAGAATCCGATGGGCCAAGCACTGGTATTCGATAATAACAGGACGTTCAAGGTATCGGGAGTGATGCGTGACATGCCCCAGAATTCGCATTTCCACAGCGACTTTTTCCTGAGCATGCTCAACGATGATTACCAATGGGGACAGTGGCTTAGCCACAATCATCACACCTACCTTTTACTAAAACCGGGAACCAATCCGACAGCTTTTGCCCGGAATTTCGACACCGTTGTTAAGAAATACATTGGTCCGAAGGTGATGCAATTCACGGGTTCTTCGCTGGAGAAGTTTAGCAAAGCGGGTAATCAGTTGAGCTACTGGCTCATTCCTCTGACCGATATTCACCTGCACTCAAAACAACAAATTGAGCTTGCGCCAAATAGCGATAGCCAATATATCTACATTTTCTCGGCGGTAGCGCTCTTTATTTTGCTTATTGCCTGCATCAATTTCATGAATCTGTCTACCGCCCGCTCGGCCAATCGGGCAAAAGAAGTGGGCGTTCGAAAGGTGATGGGCTCCGAACGGCAGCAACTCATTGGTCAGTTCATGACTGAGTCAATTCTGACAACTGTACTAGCTATGCTGCTGGCGCTGGTTATTGTAGCCATTGCCTTGCCGGGTTTCAACAAGATCTCGGCCAAGTCGCTCAGTAGCGCTCAGTTGGTCTCTTCTCATTATTTACCCTTCCTCATTGCCTTACCTATTCTTGTTGGTTTGCTGGCGGGGAGTTATCCAGCCATCTTGCTCTCGTCGTTCAAGCCAATTTCGGTACTTAAAGGCCGAATAAATGTGAGCTTCAAAAGTGCTGGGTTACGGAGTGGACTTGTGGTCTTTCAGTTCGCCATGTCGGTGGTACTCATCGTCGGCACCATCATTGTCTATCGGCAAATCACGTATATTCAAACGAAGAACCTCGGCTTTAGCAGAGAGCAATTATTAACGATCAACAATACGTACTCAATTGGCAATCAGGCCGAAACCTTCAAACAAGAGATATTGCGTTTGCCCGGCGTGGTCAGTGGCAGCACATCTGGTTTTCTGCCAACACCCTCAGAGCGCACAGACTGTGCCTTCTTCGCCGAAGGACAGTCAGACGGAAACAAGAGCGTTCATATGCAAGCCTGGAGCATCGATTACGATTATGTAAAAACGATGGGCATGCAGATTGTGCAGGGACGAAATCTGTCAAAAGCTTTTGGCTCTGATTCGTCGGGAATTATTCTGAACGAAACAGCCGCCCGTACACTAGGCTACAGTAATCCGATCGGCAAGCGAATCTGGCGCTTTGAAGACGCTCAATTGCAAGTTCGGAAGCTGTATACAATCGTCGGTATTGTGAAGAATTTCCACTTTGAATCCCTCCGTCGTAACATCGGAGCGTTATCAATGATCCTTCAGCCAAATTCAGGAGCTATCACCTTCCGGCTCAGTAGCGCTCATATTACGGATCTGGTCCCTCAAATCGAAGCAAAATGGAAACAGATGGCACCCGGCCAGCCGTTCAGCTATCAGTTTATGGACGACAGCTTCGATGAAATGTACCGGGCCGAACAGCGCGTGGGTACCATTGCATTAACCTTTGCTGCTCTCGCCATCCTGATCGCCTGCCTGGGTCTGTTCGGGCTAGCCGCCTTCATGGCGGAGCAACGAACCAAAGAAATCGGGGTTCGGAAAGTACTAGGAGCCAGTGTCCCCAGCATTATTGGCTTACTGTCGAAAGACTTTTTGAAGCTGGTGCTTATTGCTATCCTCATAGCCTCACCGATTGCGTGGTACGCCATGAGTCGATGGTTAAACGACTTCGCCTACAAGATTGACATTGAATGGTGGATGTTTGCCCTGGCGGGTTTATTGGCCGTAGGCATTGCGCTGTTAACAGTGAGTTTCCAAAGCGTGAAAGCCGCGTTGATGAATCCGGTGAAATCATTACGAAGCGAGTAG
- a CDS encoding SDR family oxidoreductase, whose translation MKVALVTGATRGIGLDVTKQLARNGFYVYLGSRSLDRGIAVVKELNDLGISNVEAVQLDVTDNQSVKSAREVIGAKTPILDVLINNAGISGELAQSALGSTIDQFKVVFDTNLWGVVRVTQAFFDLLNQSPEPRIVNVSTAMASLQLAADLGNSDYPNRYVIYQSSKASLNMYTINLAYELRETSFKVNAVCPGYTQTDFTGHQGTSTVEQAGERITKYALIGQDGPTGKFFSEEYFPEPATCPW comes from the coding sequence ATGAAAGTAGCCTTAGTAACAGGAGCGACGCGGGGCATTGGCCTCGACGTAACCAAACAACTCGCCCGGAACGGATTCTACGTTTACCTCGGCAGCCGATCCTTGGATCGAGGCATAGCCGTAGTTAAAGAACTCAATGATTTGGGCATTAGCAATGTTGAAGCCGTTCAATTAGATGTCACCGATAATCAATCGGTTAAATCTGCCCGCGAAGTGATTGGCGCCAAAACACCAATCCTGGATGTTTTAATCAATAACGCAGGTATTTCGGGCGAGCTGGCCCAATCGGCACTTGGGTCAACCATCGATCAATTTAAGGTAGTGTTCGATACCAATTTATGGGGTGTGGTCCGGGTTACCCAGGCATTCTTCGATTTACTAAACCAATCGCCAGAGCCCCGTATTGTGAATGTAAGCACAGCAATGGCTTCGCTACAGCTAGCCGCCGACCTTGGCAATAGTGACTATCCTAACAGGTATGTTATTTATCAGTCATCGAAAGCATCCCTGAATATGTACACGATCAATCTCGCTTATGAACTCCGCGAAACGTCATTCAAAGTCAATGCAGTGTGTCCTGGCTATACCCAAACTGATTTTACGGGTCATCAAGGCACAAGCACTGTGGAGCAGGCAGGAGAACGTATTACCAAGTATGCACTGATTGGTCAGGACGGGCCTACGGGGAAATTTTTCAGCGAAGAATACTTTCCAGAACCGGCAACCTGTCCCTGGTAA
- a CDS encoding helix-turn-helix domain-containing protein produces MQETTGLLDRLKHHEKLTITVNENCLIELPEEALQKLLQPHKLSYYYFVFMDQGTETVQTDLQDIAISDSQLVFGLPNQIFAHETSKKKNQHYKIGFDENTLKLLPHSYPFLVNPLNSNVITFDPEAKERVKAILSILFQLLHSSRKPIKADIILAHLNTLLTEFNSAYFEKGHYEAWVNPKIEKYIEFKLAVETELTEQQTVDFIAKKLGMTTSSLYAVVKEYSGVSPKEWITNRLIQEAQRQLQYTSVSVKELAYALGFNDPSYFSRLFKKRTGKSVTEFVTGLRDLSSN; encoded by the coding sequence GTGCAGGAAACAACAGGATTGCTCGATAGGCTTAAGCACCACGAAAAATTGACGATCACAGTGAATGAAAACTGCCTGATCGAGCTACCTGAAGAGGCTTTGCAGAAGCTGCTTCAGCCCCATAAGCTATCTTATTACTATTTTGTGTTTATGGATCAGGGCACCGAAACCGTTCAGACAGACCTGCAAGACATAGCCATCTCAGATAGTCAATTGGTTTTTGGATTACCCAACCAAATCTTCGCGCACGAAACGTCAAAAAAGAAAAACCAGCACTATAAGATTGGGTTCGATGAAAACACGTTGAAGTTGCTTCCGCATTCTTACCCCTTTTTAGTTAATCCCCTCAATTCAAACGTAATCACGTTTGATCCGGAAGCTAAAGAGCGGGTCAAAGCCATTCTTTCTATCTTGTTTCAACTGCTTCATTCGTCCAGAAAACCAATAAAAGCGGACATTATTCTGGCGCACTTAAACACATTGCTCACGGAGTTCAACAGCGCTTACTTCGAGAAAGGGCACTATGAGGCCTGGGTTAACCCAAAGATTGAAAAGTATATCGAATTTAAGCTTGCCGTCGAAACGGAACTGACGGAGCAGCAAACGGTAGACTTTATCGCCAAAAAACTGGGAATGACCACGAGTAGTCTTTACGCTGTGGTGAAGGAATATTCCGGCGTTTCGCCTAAAGAATGGATTACCAATCGATTGATACAGGAAGCACAACGTCAACTTCAATATACTTCCGTTTCAGTGAAGGAACTGGCTTATGCACTGGGCTTTAATGACCCGAGTTATTTTTCACGGCTATTCAAAAAGAGGACAGGCAAAAGCGTTACTGAATTTGTGACAGGCTTACGCGATTTGTCCTCAAATTGA
- a CDS encoding glycoside hydrolase family 43 protein, whose product MKFWLCAAVIWVQFVGMPFAFSQMKNLPAKNSVEQAGAWKDTDGHFINAHGGGMLFHKGMYYWFGEIKKGKTWLVPDQSWECYRVPAGGISCYSSKDLKAWKYEGVVLSATTNNRRSDLDTSNVIERPKVIYNQKTGQFVLWMHIDHKDYSYAHAGVAVSDKPTGPYRYLGSLKPNGHDSRDMTLFQDDDGKAYLVHSSENNNTMHINLLSDDYLKPTRQYIRILEGKRREAPALVKQAGKYYLITSDCTGWSPNPASVAVADSPLGTWTTQANPCVGPNAATTFQSQSTYIVPIDPKRDKFLFMADRWNKTNLPDSRYVWLPMEIKAGKVTIQWQNERP is encoded by the coding sequence ATGAAATTCTGGTTATGTGCCGCAGTCATTTGGGTCCAATTTGTTGGGATGCCTTTTGCTTTCTCGCAGATGAAAAATCTTCCTGCCAAAAACTCGGTAGAGCAGGCTGGTGCATGGAAAGACACCGATGGCCATTTTATCAATGCACACGGAGGTGGCATGCTGTTTCACAAAGGGATGTATTACTGGTTTGGCGAAATCAAAAAGGGGAAAACGTGGCTCGTGCCCGATCAGAGCTGGGAGTGCTATCGCGTGCCAGCGGGCGGTATTTCCTGCTATTCATCGAAAGACCTGAAAGCCTGGAAATATGAAGGGGTTGTGTTGTCGGCAACAACGAATAATCGCCGGAGTGATCTGGATACCAGCAACGTCATTGAGCGCCCGAAGGTGATTTATAATCAGAAAACAGGCCAGTTTGTGCTATGGATGCACATCGATCACAAAGACTATAGCTATGCACACGCGGGCGTAGCCGTGAGCGACAAACCAACCGGGCCCTATCGCTATCTGGGTAGCCTGAAACCCAATGGCCACGATTCGCGGGATATGACGCTCTTTCAGGATGATGATGGAAAAGCCTATCTGGTGCATTCCTCCGAAAACAACAATACGATGCATATCAACCTCTTATCGGACGATTACCTGAAGCCAACCCGTCAGTATATCCGTATTCTGGAGGGTAAACGGCGTGAAGCGCCTGCGCTCGTTAAACAGGCTGGGAAATATTATTTAATCACCTCCGACTGTACAGGCTGGAGCCCTAATCCGGCATCAGTTGCTGTTGCCGATTCGCCATTGGGGACATGGACAACACAAGCGAATCCGTGCGTAGGCCCGAACGCTGCAACGACGTTCCAATCGCAAAGTACCTACATTGTTCCTATTGATCCGAAGCGCGACAAGTTCCTGTTTATGGCCGACCGATGGAATAAAACAAACCTGCCCGATTCGCGCTATGTGTGGTTGCCAATGGAGATTAAAGCCGGGAAGGTGACTATACAGTGGCAGAATGAAAGACCGTAG
- a CDS encoding ABC transporter permease, which translates to MLKNYVILAYRNLVTNRVTSFINIVGLSIAVACSIAVFLILKNFWTLDNFHVNGDRIFMVEYTMEVNKETQVYGNAPAPMAAALATDFPQVKRAVRVQREGVQVIRKENLFDEIISYADTNFFQVFTFPLKYGNPTALVDPNAIILSSEMAEKYFPNQIPIGQPLSIVTGERENKQFIVQGVAEKFPNNTGFAFDLLTGYHPVHASLKKQDWASHIYGVFIELQDKADIKSLAGQMGRYVALYNSKNSENPIKSFAFDNLRNPAPDAYNVNRRPAEANHPITTILFSAIALIMMGLSCFNYVNISLGAATQRLKEIGVRKVMGGTRQQLIAQFMTENLLLCFVALLLALFITAVFLVPLFNDLMVMSISLSFDQNMPLWGFLAGLLAFTAIASGAYPALYVSAFRPIAVLAGKLKFGTKNTLSRVLLVAQFVLAFMSVILGVVLTSAGVQWENLDWGYNPDQTLVLRLTDSTQFSIVRNELARNPSVRTIAGAENHVGESVGRLTIQLGDVQENVLRYNVGPGYFDAVGLELASGRFFDRNRTAENAESVIVNESFVQKHHWKDAAIGKSIRVDKKLVTIAGVVKDFKLMGSGATRPVIFFAAEQPMFSYLIARFDPGSGPKVVANLEQIWQTKFPNTTASHFYQKDVFDGFNTTFQNLSNGFGYLAGLALLIACMGLYGLAAQHFSRRIKEVGIRKMLGATIAQIVLLVNREFLLLLSIAGLVANLICFLGIKLLLQNTQEFTGSFQPGIGWFLLANAVVFITAAIAVGTQSWKMANVQLSNVLKNND; encoded by the coding sequence ATGCTAAAAAACTACGTCATTCTCGCCTATCGAAATCTGGTTACTAACCGGGTAACGTCATTTATCAACATTGTTGGGTTGTCTATTGCCGTTGCGTGCAGCATTGCCGTTTTTCTGATTCTGAAAAACTTCTGGACGCTGGATAACTTCCACGTTAATGGCGATCGGATTTTCATGGTGGAATACACGATGGAAGTCAACAAGGAAACGCAGGTGTATGGCAATGCGCCAGCACCTATGGCAGCCGCCCTGGCAACCGATTTTCCGCAGGTGAAACGCGCGGTTCGTGTTCAACGGGAAGGCGTTCAAGTCATTCGGAAGGAAAACCTGTTCGACGAAATCATCAGCTATGCTGATACCAACTTTTTTCAGGTATTCACTTTCCCACTCAAATACGGAAACCCAACTGCACTGGTAGATCCGAATGCCATTATCCTAAGCAGCGAAATGGCGGAGAAGTACTTCCCAAATCAGATTCCAATCGGGCAACCGTTGTCCATCGTTACGGGCGAGCGGGAAAACAAACAGTTTATCGTTCAGGGAGTTGCCGAGAAATTCCCGAACAACACGGGCTTTGCCTTCGACTTGCTGACTGGCTATCACCCTGTTCATGCGTCGCTTAAGAAGCAGGATTGGGCCTCACATATCTATGGCGTTTTCATCGAGCTTCAGGACAAAGCTGATATCAAATCGCTAGCCGGGCAAATGGGTCGGTATGTGGCGTTGTATAATTCCAAAAACAGTGAGAATCCCATCAAATCGTTTGCCTTCGATAACCTCCGCAATCCGGCTCCTGATGCCTACAATGTAAACCGACGTCCAGCCGAAGCCAATCATCCTATTACGACGATTCTGTTTTCGGCTATTGCCCTGATCATGATGGGTTTGTCGTGTTTCAATTATGTCAATATCTCGCTGGGGGCCGCCACGCAGCGATTAAAAGAAATTGGCGTACGTAAGGTGATGGGTGGTACGCGTCAACAGTTGATTGCTCAGTTCATGACCGAAAACCTATTGCTTTGCTTTGTAGCGCTGTTGTTAGCATTATTCATCACTGCGGTTTTTCTGGTTCCTCTATTTAATGACCTAATGGTTATGAGCATATCGCTCTCCTTTGATCAAAATATGCCATTGTGGGGTTTCTTAGCTGGATTGTTAGCGTTTACGGCCATTGCTTCGGGAGCTTATCCCGCTTTATATGTCTCAGCTTTCAGGCCCATTGCCGTTCTGGCCGGAAAACTGAAGTTCGGCACCAAAAATACCTTGAGTCGGGTGCTTTTGGTTGCGCAGTTTGTACTGGCCTTTATGTCAGTTATTCTGGGTGTTGTGCTGACGAGTGCGGGCGTGCAATGGGAAAATCTCGACTGGGGCTATAATCCAGATCAAACGCTGGTCCTTCGCCTAACCGATAGTACTCAATTTAGCATCGTTAGGAATGAGTTAGCCAGAAACCCGTCGGTTAGAACGATTGCCGGTGCCGAAAACCACGTTGGCGAATCAGTGGGCAGATTAACAATTCAACTGGGCGACGTGCAGGAAAACGTGCTTCGTTACAACGTTGGCCCTGGTTATTTTGATGCGGTGGGTCTGGAACTGGCATCTGGGCGATTTTTCGACCGCAACCGTACTGCTGAAAATGCGGAATCGGTCATTGTTAATGAATCGTTTGTGCAGAAGCATCACTGGAAAGATGCCGCCATTGGCAAGTCGATTCGGGTAGATAAAAAACTCGTTACCATTGCCGGAGTCGTTAAAGACTTCAAATTAATGGGTTCGGGAGCGACACGGCCGGTCATTTTTTTCGCGGCCGAACAGCCTATGTTTAGCTACTTGATTGCCCGATTCGATCCAGGAAGCGGCCCCAAAGTAGTCGCCAATCTGGAACAAATCTGGCAGACTAAATTCCCTAATACAACGGCTTCTCATTTCTACCAGAAAGACGTGTTCGATGGCTTTAACACTACGTTTCAAAACCTTTCCAATGGATTCGGCTATCTGGCCGGACTGGCGTTGCTGATTGCCTGTATGGGTCTGTACGGATTGGCCGCTCAGCACTTTTCCCGACGAATAAAAGAAGTGGGCATACGGAAAATGCTGGGCGCAACCATTGCCCAGATCGTTTTGCTGGTCAACCGTGAATTCCTGCTTTTGTTATCAATCGCCGGGCTCGTCGCTAACCTGATCTGCTTTTTAGGTATCAAGTTACTGCTTCAGAACACCCAGGAATTTACCGGTTCATTCCAGCCGGGTATCGGGTGGTTCTTGCTCGCAAATGCGGTTGTTTTCATCACGGCAGCCATCGCCGTTGGCACGCAGAGCTGGAAAATGGCCAATGTTCAGTTGTCGAACGTCCTTAAAAATAACGATTAA